The nucleotide window AGGGGGCGGCCCGCCGTCGCCACTGTTTACGGTTCAGCGCCTAGGCGCTGGTGACCGTGCCGAACACTAGGTTCAGTACATGCCGCCCATGTCGTCGCCGTGGCCGGCGGCAGCCGGGGCCGGGGGCTCCGGCTTGTCGGCGACGACGGCCTCGGTGGTCAGGAACAGGCCCGCGATGGAGGCGGCGTTCTGCAGGGCGGAGCGGGTGACCTTGACCGGATCGGCGATGCCGTTGGCCAGCAGGTTCACGTACTCGCCGGTGGCGGCGTTCAGGCCCTCACCGGTGGCGAGACCGCGCACGCGGTCCACCACGACGCCGCCCTCCAGGCCGGCGTTGACAGCGATCTGCTTGAGCGGGGCCTCCAGGGCAACCTTGACGATGTTGGCACCGGTGGCCTCGTCACCCTCAAGCTGGAGGGCACTCAAGGCTTCAGCGGCCTGGATGAGGGCCACGCCACCACCGGCGACGATGCCCTCCTCCACGGCAGCCTTAGCATTGCGGACGGCGTCCTCGATGCGGTGCTTGCGCTCCTTGAGCTCCACCTCGGTGGCAGCACCGGACTTAAGGACGGCCACACCGCCAGCCAGCTTGGCCAGGCGCTCGGAGAGCTTCTCCTTGTCGTACTCGGAGTCGGACTTCTCGATCTCGGCGCGGATCTGGGAAACGCGAGCCTCAATGGCCTCCTTGTCCCCAGCGCCCTCGACGATGGTGGTCTCGTCCTTGGTGACGACGACCTTGCGGGCCTTGCCCAGGTCCTCCAGGGTGGCGGTCTCCAGCTTGAGGCCCACAGTCTCGGAGATGACGGTGCCACCGGTCAGGATGGCCATGTCCTGCAGCATCGCCTTGCGGCGGTCACCGAAGCCGGGGGCTTTGACAGCCACGGACTTGAAGGTGCCGCGCAGGCGGTTGACCACGAGGGTAGCCAGGGCCTCAGCCTCAACATCCTCGGCAACGATCGCCAGGGGCTTACCGGTCTGCATGACCTTCTCCAGGAGGGGCAGCAGGTCCTTGACGTTGGAGATCTTGGACTCCACCAGCAGAACGTAGACATCCTCCAGGACGGCCTCCTGGCGGTCAGCGTCGGTGACGAAGTAAGGGGAGATGAAGCCCTTGTCGAAGCGCATACCCTCGGTGACCTCAAGCTCAAGGCCGAAGGTGTTGGACTCCTCCACGGTGACGACGCCCTCGTGGCCGACCTTCTCCAGAGCCTCGGCGATCAGCTTGCCGATCTGCTCATCAGCGGCGGAGATGGAGGCGGTGGCGGCGATCTCCTCAGGGGTCTCGACCTCCTTGGCGTCGGCCAGCAGGCGCTCAACGACAGCCACAACGGCCTTGTCGATACCGCGACGCAGGGCGATCGGGTTGGCACCAGCGGCCACGTTGCGCAGGCCCTCACGGACGAGTGCCTGAGCCAGCACGGTGGCGGTGGTGGTGCCGTCACCAGCGACGTCGTCGGTCTTCTTGGCGACCTCCTTGACCAGCTCGGCGCCGATCTTCTCGTAGGGGTCCTCCAGCTCGATCTCCTTGGCGATGGTCACACCATCGTTGGTGATCGTGGGGGCGCCCCACTTCTTGTCCAGGACAACGTTACGGCCCTTGGGGCCGAGGGTGACCTTGACGGTGTCGGCGAGGGTGTTCAGGCCCCGCTCCATACTGCGGCGGGCCTCCTCGTCGAAGGCGATGATCTTGGGCATTGGTTTCCTCCACTGCGTGGTGGGGCCGGGTGGTGCCCGCGACGGACGAGATACCTCCAGCCGTTCACGTCACGACTGGCGCCATCCCTCACCTTCCGGCCTGGTTGACTCACTCGGGCTGTCACTCGACACCCCTGAGTGCTAACGGCAATGCTGGCACTCTCACCCCGCGAGTGCAAGACGCGCTCCACGCAGGCACGGGGTGTACGCCCACGGCGTGCAAGCACCGCCCCGCCACAGGCCACCCGCCCCGGGCCCAGCAGTTCAGTCAGTCACCCAGGTCCGCGATATGGCCGCGCGGGTCCTTGACCCGCAGCATCAGCAGCAAACCCGCCCCCAGGACCACCACGATGCCGAGGATGCCCCAGTACTGGGCCCCCTCCCCCACCACACGCTTACCTACCCACACGGACACGCCGTACATAAGCGGCGCGATAAAGGACACGGCACGACCGGTGGTGGCGTACAGACCAAAGATCTCCCCCTCACGCCCCTCAGGGATCACGCGGGCCAGGAAGGAGCGGGCAGCGGACTGGGCCGGCCCCACGCAGCCGGAGAGCACCAGGCCAAGGGCCCAGAACGCGATCCGTCCCTGTGCGTGCAGGAAAAAGACCCCCAGGCCAGCCGCCACCAGCAGCGTGAGAGACCCAAGAATCACCCGACGCGGCCCCCAGAGGTCATCCAACCGACCAGAAACGATCGTGGCCACACCCGCCGCCACGTTGGCAGCGATCGCAAAGATGATCACATCCCCGCTGGAAAACCCGAAGGTGTTCTGGGCGATCACGCCACCGTAAGTGAAGACTCCCGCCAGGCCGTCACGGAAGACAGCGGCTGCTAAAAGGAACCACAGCACCTCTGGGTGGGAGCGGAACAGGGCCACTAGAGTGCGCCACAGGCGCCGGTAGGAGGCCCAGATAGACTCGCGGCGCATCACCGAGGTAATGCCGGATGTCGGCTCTACCGGCTCGGACTCCAAGCCCGCTAGGTTCCGCTCTCCGCCACGCGCCTCATCCTGCTCCACGGCTTGGCGACGGCGTCGGCCCCGTTCACCGGACTGAGTGACCACCACAGGAATGGCGAACAGCCCGAACCAGGCGGCCGCCACCAGCATTGCTGCGCGCACATTCATGCCGTGCTTGGCGGTGACGCCGAACCAGCCAACTTCCGGCTTGATGAAACCCACGAACAGGATCAGCAGCAGCACGATGCCACCCAAGTACCCCATGCCCCAGCCCAGCCCGGAGACCGCACCAATGCGCTCCTTGGTGGTCAGGTGGGCCAGAATGCCGTTGTAGTTGACGGAGGCCAGCTCAAAGAAGATGTTGCCCAGGCCCAGCAGCGCGATGCCCAGCCACAGGTAACCCGGCTCAGGTCGCACAAAGAACAAGGCCGCACTGATTGCGACGACGATCGCCGTGTAGACACCCAGCCAGAACACGTTGCGACCAGCCCGGTCGGCGCGCTGACCGGTGACTGGCGCCAGGGCGGCGATCAAGAAACCAGAGACAGTCAGACCAATTGACAGGGCGGTCTCATTGTCCGCTTGCGCTCCGAAGGACTCGCTGGTCAGGTACACCGTGAAGACAAACGTGGTGATTACGGCATTGAAGGCGGAAGACCCCCAGTCCCACAGCCCCCAGGCCAGCACCGGCCCGGAGAGGATTTTGCTGCGGCGAGGAGCCTTGGGGGGAGCCAGGTTCTCAACCACTGTGGAGTCAGCCAAGGAAGCACCGGGAGTGTGGGGAGCGAGGGTCATGCTGCGAGCCTACGGCGTCCCGTGCCGTAAGGCAGAACCAAATCCGCTAAGAAAGGCGCAAATCAGTGAGCGACAGGCGCCAAAACGGACTCCACTAGGAACTCGGCAAGGGCTAGATCAAGGGGTGTAGTTACCTTGAGCGCCAAGGGGTCTCCGGCCACCACATCAACTCCAACCCCGGTTGCCTCCACCAGCGCGGCATCATCGCTGGCAGCTTGAAGCTCGTCCGCGGCCCGCTGGGCGCCCAACTCGTGGGCGCGGCGCAGGACCTCCAGGCGGAAGCCCTGTGGGGTCTGTACGGCGCGCAAGTGCGAGCGGTCTGGGGTGGCTACCACCCGCTCGGTGGGCCTGGTGGCGGCAGCACTGCCCGTGGCCACCTCAACCTCATTCCCCGGCGCGGCCGGGGCGACCTCTTTGACCGTGTCAGCCACCGGCAGCGCCGGGACGACAGCGTCGCAGCCAGCCTGGACCGCCGCCACCACACGGCGCACCACCTTAGGGGGCGTGAGCGCGCGCGCAGCGTCATGCACCAGCACCACCTGCGCGTCCGGGCAAGCGGCCAGGGCGGCTTGCAGGCCCAGGGCCACGCTGGCTTGGCGGGAGGCGGGCGAGCCAGCCACCACCTGTACCGGCACAGCCCGGGCGGTGGCACTAGGGCGGTCACCAGCGGCGGCCCCGCCGACAGCACCAGCGGGCAGACTCTGGGGCACCTCGGCGGCAAAGCGGGCGACCGCGTCGGGCGGCGCGGTCACGACTATCTGGTCCACCACCCCGCTGGCTGCCAGAGCCTCGGCAGCGCGCAGGAGGAGCGTTTTGCCACCCACCTGCACCAGGGCCTTGGGGCCGCCCGCACCCAGGCGGGTGCCTGAGCCAGCGGCGGTGAGCACAGCGACGACGCTGCCCGCACCAAAGTCGTGGTGCGGGCGCGGAGTGTTGGTCTCAGGCACGGTGGCGGCTAGTCACAGCTGGTTCCGGGCAGGGAGACTCAAGTCAGGCGACTCAGGCGGCAGTGTCGGAGTCGAGGACCTCGTCCAGGCGGGACTCGGCCTCCTCCTCCGTGGTCTTCTGGGCTAGGGCCAGCTCGGAGACGAGGATCTGGCGGGCCTTGGAGAGCATGCGCTTCTCCCCGGCGGACAGGCCGCGGTCCGTATCACGGCGGGAGAGGTCACGGACCACCTCAGCGACCTTGATGACGTCACCGGAGGCGATCTTCTCCTGGTTGGCCTTGTAGCGGCGGGACCAGTTGGTGGGCTCCTCGGTGAGGGTGGCGCGCAGCACCTCGAAGACCTTCTCCAGGCCGGAGGCGTCAACGACGTCGCGCACGCCGATCAGGTCAACGCTGTCTGCTGGGACGAGGATCGAAAGGTCCCCCTGGGCTGCCTCAAGCTGGAGGTAGGTCTTGAGTTCACCGCGGACTTTACGCTCGCGAATGTCAATAATCCGGGCCGCACCGTGGTGGGGGTAGACAACAGTCTCACCGATTGTGAAAGTCATGTTCGGTATCTCTTCCAAGAACAGCAGAGCCCCCAGGATATCACCGGCATGACAGGCCTTGCCGGGGAGGAAGGTCACAGCACAGCACTTCAGGCACCCGTCTCATTCCTAGGAGACCAGCTTGTAGCCCAGGCCGCGTACGGTGATGAGCAGGTGCGGCTCGCTAGGCACCTCCTCGATCTTGGCGCGGATGCGCTTGACGTGCACGTCCAAGGTTTTGGTGTCCCCCACATAGTCGGCGCCCCACACGCGGTCGATGATCTGGGCGCGGGTGAGTACGCGATCCGGGTTGCGTAGCAGCAACTCCAGCAACTCGAACTCGCGCAAGGGCATGACCACCGGCTCGCCGTCAACACTGACCTCATGACGCTCCACGTCCATGGTCACGCGGCCCGCGCGCAGGAGGGTGTCATACTGCCCGGGTTCCTCGCGGGTGCGGCGCAGGACGGCGTGCACGCGGGCAAGCAGTTCACGGTAGGAGTATGGCTTGGTGACGTAGTCGTCGGCGCCGATCTCCAGGCCCACGATCTTGTCCACCTCAGAATCCTTCGCGGTAAGCATGATGACGGGCACATTGGCGGTGGTGCGAATGCGGCGGCAGACCTCGGTGCCGCTCAGGCGCGGGAGCATCAGGTCCAGCAGCACCAGGTCAATTGGAGCGCCGCTGCGCTCAGCGACCCCAAAGGCCTCGACGGCGTGGGCACCATCCTCCGCCTCCACGACGTCGTAGCCGTCACGCCGCAGGCTGTAGGCCAGCGGCTCACGGTAATTCTCCTCGTCCTCAACCAACAGGATGCGAGTCAATCCGTTCACTCCTTGGGGCGTGGGCGTCCTGGGGGGCGCTTGGAGTCGATACTCTGGGTGGTGGTACTGCCCGGGCCTGAAGCACTCAGGCTGGCGGCAGTCGGGGTGCCGGAGGCGGCGGGGATGCCGGTAGGCCCGCTGGCGACGGCGTCGCCCTTGGCGGCCAGCGGCAGCACCAGCGTGAAGGTGGAGCCCTGGCCCGGCGTGGAGCACAGCTCGACAGCACCGCCATGGTCTGCCGCAACATGTTTGACGATGCTCAGACCCAGCCCGGTGCCGCCGGTGGCGCGGGAGCGGGCCTTGTCCACGCGGTAGAAGCGTTCAAAGACGCGCTGGCGATCAATCTCCGAGATGCCGATGCCCTGGTCTACCACGGCCACGCGGGCCAGGGCGGGGTCCTCGGGGTCCACCAAGACGCCTACGCTGACCCGGGTGTGGGGGTCGGAGTAGCGGATGGCGTTGTCCAAGAGGTTGCGCACGGCGGTGGCCAGGAGGCTGGCGTCACCGCGCACCGTCAATCCTTTGTCGCCACTGGTGACAAGCTCCACCTCGCAGGTGGCGGCCTCCACCTTCACCCGGTCGATGGCCTCATTGACCACAGCGTCCAGGTCCACATCCACAGGGTGGGCCAAGGCGTCGCCGTCCTGCAGGCGGGAGAGCTCGATGATTTCCTGCACCAGCACCCCTAGGCGGCGGGACTCCTTGAGCATGCGTCCGGCATAGTCCAAGACCAGGGTGGGGTCGTCGCTGTTGTTGGCAATGGTCTCTGCCAACAGGGAGATGGCGCCCACCGGCGTCTTGAGTTCGTGGGACACGTTCGCTACGAAGTCGGCGCGCATGTCCTCTAGGCGGCGTTCGGCAGTGCGGTCGGTGACCAGGATGAGGATGCGGCCCCCACCGATGTCTGCCACCCGGACGTTCAAGTAGAACCAGCCAGCGTCGCGAGCGGGGCCACGCTTCACGGTTAGCTCTTTGTCCTCAACATCCCCGGTGGAGCGGACCACGTTGACCATGGCGGCCACTCGCGGCTCCACGACGGCGTCGTCCTTGACGATCTCAAAGGTGTAAGCGGCCTGGGAGGCGCGCAGGACCTCGTCGTCCTCATCCAGGATCACCACGATATTGGGCAGGGCGGCCAGCAGTGGCAGGAGGGAGGAGTCGACGGCGGAGACCTCGGCGACGTATTCGGCGTGACCGCGGTCACGACGGCGTCTCACAGCGCGGATGAGCAGCACTGTCAGGGCCGCGCCCAGCAGGACGCCCAGTGCTGCGGCTGCCAACGTTGCGGGGTTCACAAGCCCAGAGTAGGCGCCTGCGGTGGGAGTAAGCGAGCAGCTGGGTTCTGGCATGGGGCTGCCGAACCTGGTATCCCAGTCTCCCAGGCTCGCGACGGTAGCCCGGCCCCCTTCCGCGCAGGAAGGAACCGGGCTGCCGTCGTCAGCCAGGCCACACGAAGCAGCTAAGCCGGTGAGGTCACTTGCCCTGGTTGGCCACGGCGGCGATCTTCGCCTCGGCCTCGGGGTCTAGGTAGCGGCCGCCCTTCTTAATGGGCTTGAGGGTCTTCTCATCCAGCTCGTAGACCAGCGGGATGCCAGTGGGGATGTTCACCCCGGCGATGTCCTCGTCGGAGATCTTGTCCAGGTGCTTGACGATGGCGCGCAGGGAGTTGCCGTGTGCGGCGATCATGACGGTCTTGCCGGTCTTGATCTCGGGGACGATGCTGCCCTCCCAGTACGGGAGCAGACGCTCAAGCACGTCCTTGAGGCACTCGGTCATGGGGATGGGCTCACCGGTGTAGCGGGGATCGGTGTCCTGGGAGAACTCGGAGCCAGCCTCAATAGCGGGCGGCGGGACGTCGTAGGAGCGGCGCCAGAGCATGAACTGCTCCTCGCCGTACTCGTCCCGGATCTCCTTCTTGTTCTTGCCCTGCAGGGCGCCGTAGTGGCGCTCATTGAGGCGCCAGTTGCGCTCAACGGGGATCCAGTGGCGGTCGGCGGCATCGAGGGCCAGGTTCGCGGTCATGATGGCGCGGCGCAGCATCGAGGTGAACAGCTTCTCCGGCAGCACACCGGCCTCTTTCAGCAGCTCGCCTCCGTGAGTGGCCTCGGCGCGGCCCTTCTCGGACAGGGCGACGTCAACCCAACCGGTAAAGAGGTTCTTTGCATTCCATTCGCTCTCGCCATGGCGGAGCAGCACAAGGGTGTAAGCCATGCCCCTATCCTGCCAGGACGCCGCGAAACGTGCGAGACCCCGACCCGTATGGGCCGGGGTCTGCTTTGGTTTGACGCCTGGTGCCTCAGCTGTGGGCGGCAGCGTAGGCCTCGCGGATCTCAGCGGAGATGCGACCGCGGTCTGAGACCTCGCGGCCGTTCGCACGGGCCCAGTCGCGGATCCGCTGGTTTTCTACGGCGTTGCCGGGGCGGGCAGCACCGGCGCCACGACGACGGTTCACGCGACCCGCAACCCGGTGACCCTTAACGACCCACTCCTCCAAAGACTCACGCAGCGCGGCGGCGTGCTTGTCGTTCAAGTCAATCTCGTAGGTAGCGCCATCAAGGCCGAAGGTAACCGTCTGGGTAGCCTCCGAACCGTCAATGTCATCCACCAGCATCTGAATGGTTTTGCGTGCCATACCAGCACTCCTCTCATCAGTTCACCCGTAGTGCTCCGGAATTCGACGAACAACACAATAGATGACCCAGGCGCTTTAACGCAACGGGAAAGAGCCCCTCAATCAGCACGATGCGATTCCAAACCCACGCGAAACCTATCAACCAGGTTTCTAGGCGTTCACGTTTCAGGCACAGTCGCAGCCCATTCGGCACCCAGCCCCAAGCACATAAGGCCGGTTCTTCACCCACCAATTCATGCCGACGCACTGAATCTGCCCCGCCAAAGCCAGCCCCCGCGGAGGCGTAAACGCGAACCTAGGCAGTCCCCTGCGGCACTAACACTCCACATGTCTGCCCGCCCGTGGATTAGGACCAAGATCACCGCCACTGGGAGCTGCTCTTCACGCACGGGTTCGCCCCGATCCACCATCCCCCACCCCAGGATGAAGCCGCAGTCCGACCAGCCCCCAAACAGAACGGGACTCCCCCCAGAACCTGCAGGCCGCACGCACCGCGCCCGCTGGGGCACCCCCACCCCGAAGCAGGCCTCTGAACACACAAAGAAGCCCAGGACACCGCCAAGCAGTGCCCTGGGCCCCATCCGAGCCACCTGTGGGAATCGAACCCACGACCTATTCATTACGAGTGAATCGCTCTGCCGACTGAGCTAAGGTGGCACGCCACGAAAGCAGCGGGCCACACGCTACCGGGCGCCAAAGCCGGATGCAACTCGTCTCCCAGCACGCCACCGCCGCCGTCTACCTGTGCTACCGGAAAGGCCTGCAAGGCACCCCGCAATGGGGCTTCGTTCCGCTGACCCTAGCGCTCGCCCCCATCCTGAACATGATGAATGTGAAGACCCGCGATGCGGCTGAGCCCTGGTTCGCGGCCCGCCAGGTCCGCCTTCATCACCTGCATACTGATTGTCATCTGAGCTATTATCACCGGCGCCACAGTTAAGGACTCCACTACTGGCCTGCTGGACGACATGCGCAGCGGCGGCGACGCGCCCCCGGCTGAACAGCCCTATAGGACGCTAGGTTGCAGCCATGCGCGTCCACATCACCTACACCGGCGGCACCATCGGCATGGTCAACTCCCCCCACGGGCTAGTCCCCGGCACTGACCTGGCCGACTGGCTATCCGGTCAACTAAAGGGAACCGATTTGGCGGGAGCCACCATCACCTCCTTGGAGCCGCTGATCGACTCCGCCAACGCCACCCCCGCTTCCTGGCAGGACATCATCAACGACCTGCGCCAGCGAGCCGATGACACCGACGCCTTCGTGGTGCTGCACGGCACGGACACCATGGCCTACACGGCGGCCGCGCTGTCCTACGCCCTGACAGACCTGCCCCAACCGGTGGTCATCACCGGCTCCCAGCTGCCACAAGACGTTATGGGCTCAGACGCCACCAGCAACATCATGGGCGCCCTACAGGCAGTCACCAGCGGGCGAATGCTGGGCGTGGCCCTGTTCTTCGGGCACGAGCTGCTGGCGGGCAACCGGGCCACCAAGACCAGTTCCGGGGCCTACGCGGCCTTCACCTCCCCAGCCATCCCACCACTAGCGGTAGTCGGCGCCCCCTGGCGGTGGTCCCAGCAGTGGTCCCGCAGTACAGGCGACGCCGCTAGCCTGAGCGGCACCGCAGCGCCCACCTGGCCGCAGGCAAAGCCTTACGCCCGCCACGACGTCGTAGTGGTGGACCTGACCCCAGGCATCACCGCCAAACGCCTGGAAGCTCTGCTCACCCCTGCCCCCGAGGCGGTGGTGCTGCGCGCCTACGGCGTTGGGAACGTGCCTGCGGCTGAGCCGGGCCTGGCAGAGGTGGTTGAGCAGGCCGTGAACAGCGGTGTGGCCGTCGTCGTCGCCTCACAGTGCCAGCAGGCACAGGTGCTACTGGGTCACTACGCGTCCGGGGAGGCCATGGCGCAGGCAGGCGCCGTGGGCAGCGGCGACATGACCTTAGAGGCCCTCTACACCAAGCTACAGTTCCTGCTGGCACAAGGCCTGCGGGGCGCTGAGCTGGCGGACGCCATCAGCCAACCAATCGCCGGGGAACTCAGCCCCACCAGCTAAGAGCGCAGCACACCAGGGCCAGACGGCAGGCGCCAAACCAGGGCCGTGGGCCTCACTCCTGACCTCTGCAGGTCTTGCCTTCCTCAGGCAGTGTCCCCGCCAGCAGGTAGGTATCCACAGCGTTGGCCACGCAGGGGCCAGCGTCGTCGCGCCCATAGGCGGTGTGGCCGTTACCCTCCCAGGTCAGCAGGCGTGCGGAGGCCAGCTGACTGCTCAGGGCCTGCGACCACTGGTAGGGCGTGGCCGGGTCCCCGGTGGTGCCGACCACCAGCACCGGCGCAGCCCCCTGGGCACTGATCGGCTTGCGCTCGCGGGTGGAGGTGTGGCCCCAGGCTTGGCAGGAGGCGTCCGCAAAAGCCAGGTAACGGCCGAAGGTCGGGGAGATCGTCTGCAGCTCCTGCGCCTCCTGTAGCCAGGTGGCCTCATCACCCTGCACCGGGTAGTCCAGGCAGTTGATCGGCATGATCGCCTCATCACCATTGCCTGAGTACGAGCCGTCGCGGTTGCGGGAGGCCACCGTGTCCGCCACGTACTCCAGGATCGTGCCATCCTGCTGGTTCATGGCCTGGTCCAGGCCCTGCCTCAGCACGTTCCAAGCCTCCGACTGGTAGAGCACGGAGATGATCGCGTTAGAGGCCAGGGCCTCCGTCAGCGGACGCTGCGGGTCGGCAGTCTTGATCGGGACGGTGCGCGTTAACTCAAGCAACTGGCGCACCTGCTCCACCCCAGAGTCGACGTCCCCCTTTAACGGACAAGACTTACCCTGCTGGCAGTCCTCAACGAAAGCACGCAATGCCGCCTCGAAGCCTGCCGCCTGGCCACGGGTGACATCTGCGACGGAGAGACTGGGATCAATAGCGCCGTCCAGCACCATTCGGCCCACATTGGCGGGGAACAGCTCCGCGTAGGTGGCGCCCAGGTAGGTGCCATAGGAGTAGCCCAGGTAGGTCAGGGCGGGTGAGCCGACGGCCGCACGCAAAATGTCCAGGTCCCGGGCCGCAGAAACCGTGTCAATGTGGTCCAGGAGCCCAGGAGTGCCGGTCTTCTGGGCGCAGCGCTCAGAAAGCCAGGTTATTTGCTTCTTCACCGCGGCCAGAGCGGTAGGGCTGGCCAGATCCAAGCTGTCTGGCTGGTCCGCCTCCGTGCCCTTTAGCTCGTCCACCACACCCCCGGAACGGGTCAAGTCCCGCTCGGCATCTGTCAGACAGGCAACAGCGGCGGAGTTCTGCACACCGCGAGGATCAAAGCCGACGACGTCATAAGCAGCTAGGAGCTCATCGGAGAAGTAGCCCTTGGAGTTGACAACCAGCTCCGTGCCGGAGCCGCCAGGGCCACCAGGGTTCACGAACAGCGCGCCAATGGCCTGCTTGGTGGCCGGGCGCTTGTTCAAGGCCAGCTCGATGCTGGAGCCAGTGGGGTCCGTGTAGTCCAGCGGCACCTTGGCGACAGCACACTTGAGGCCCTCCAGCTCCGCCTCGGTCCGCCCCGCGCCAGGAACGCAGTCCTGCCAGTCGAGTTGCTGAGAATAGAAGGACTCCAGGCCGGTGGGCACACTTATGGCGCTAGGAGCAGCCACCGGGCTGGGGGTGATATTGGGCTTCTTGCTGAGGCCAGGTAGCCCCCCACAGGAACTCAAGGAGGCGGCGGTGGTGAGCGCCACCATTCCAGTAAGCAGGCGCCGGGCGCGCTGGCGGTCAAACTGACTGGCGCCGCCTCCAGGGAGGTTAAAGCAGGTCAATGTCTTCACAAGCACGCCGTCAGACTATGTGGCTCCCACAGAAATGCCCATCCTCCCAGAGGCCGAGTTCCTCTCACAGCAACTACTTCCTCGCGCGAAGTCGAAGCACTTAAACGACGGCAAAGACCATGGAGACCCCCGCTTCCTGTGCCCGAAAAACTAGGGGCTCGCGGACTGCACGGACCTAGAAACCTAGCCCGTCTCAGGCCTGGGGGCGCAGCTGGACCATGAGGGCCTCCAACGCTAGCAACGGCGCAGCCGAAGTCCGCAGCCGCTCCCGGCACTCCTCAATCGCGGCAATACGCGCCAGCGACTGGGCGGGGGTGGTGCTATGAGCCACCTGGTCCACAGTGTCTGACAGGTCCACGTTCACACGCTCCACGTCTGCACCCATCTGGGTGACCAGCACATCCCGATAAAAGGAGAGCAAGTCAATCATGGCGCGGTCCAGCACGTCCGTACGAGCCCGCTTGGCCCGCCGCTTCTGGTCCTCTTCCAGCTGACGCACCTGCGCGCGGATCGCTGGCGGCACTTTAGCGTCAGTCTCAATACCTAAAGCACGCAGCAACTCGCTGCGCTCGCGGGCGTCACGCTCAGCGGTGGTGGCTTTGGACTCTGCCTCCGCGTTATCCACCAGGTCTGCGGCTGCGAGCACGGCGTCGCCCACCGAGCGCAGGGATACCGGGGACAGGAGCAGGCGACGGCGTCGCTCCCAAGCGCCCTCATCCAGGGCCAGGTGGCGGGCCAGACCAATGTGCGACTGGCTGGCGCGGGCAGCACGGGCAGCGAACTCTGGGTCGGCGCCGTCGCGGCGCACCAACAGCTTGGCGACGGCGTCGGGGGCGGGGACGCGCAGCGTGACTAAGCGGCAGCGGGAGCGGATGGTCGGCAGGACGTCGTCGGCACTGGGGGTGCACAGGATCCAGACGGTCTGAGGCGGCGGCTCCTCAATGGACTTAAGTAGGACGTTGGTGGTGCGCTCAGCCATGCGGTCCGCGTCCTCCACCAGGATCACGCGCCAGCGGCCGGTCCAGGGGCGGCGCTGAGCCTCCCCGATCAGTTCTTTGGCCTCCTCCATCGTGATGATGAGGCGCTCGGTAGCCAGGCGGATCACATCCGGGTGTGTGCCGCGCATGACGTCCCGGCAAGGTTTGCACCGGCCGCAGCCGGGCACGTCGCCGGTGCACTGCAGGGCGGCGGCGAAGGCGCGGGCGGCGACTGAGCGGCCGGAGCCAGGTG belongs to Actinomyces trachealis and includes:
- a CDS encoding sensor histidine kinase, with protein sequence MNPATLAAAALGVLLGAALTVLLIRAVRRRRDRGHAEYVAEVSAVDSSLLPLLAALPNIVVILDEDDEVLRASQAAYTFEIVKDDAVVEPRVAAMVNVVRSTGDVEDKELTVKRGPARDAGWFYLNVRVADIGGGRILILVTDRTAERRLEDMRADFVANVSHELKTPVGAISLLAETIANNSDDPTLVLDYAGRMLKESRRLGVLVQEIIELSRLQDGDALAHPVDVDLDAVVNEAIDRVKVEAATCEVELVTSGDKGLTVRGDASLLATAVRNLLDNAIRYSDPHTRVSVGVLVDPEDPALARVAVVDQGIGISEIDRQRVFERFYRVDKARSRATGGTGLGLSIVKHVAADHGGAVELCSTPGQGSTFTLVLPLAAKGDAVASGPTGIPAASGTPTAASLSASGPGSTTTQSIDSKRPPGRPRPKE
- a CDS encoding phosphoglyceromutase, whose protein sequence is MAYTLVLLRHGESEWNAKNLFTGWVDVALSEKGRAEATHGGELLKEAGVLPEKLFTSMLRRAIMTANLALDAADRHWIPVERNWRLNERHYGALQGKNKKEIRDEYGEEQFMLWRRSYDVPPPAIEAGSEFSQDTDPRYTGEPIPMTECLKDVLERLLPYWEGSIVPEIKTGKTVMIAAHGNSLRAIVKHLDKISDEDIAGVNIPTGIPLVYELDEKTLKPIKKGGRYLDPEAEAKIAAVANQGK
- a CDS encoding histone-like nucleoid-structuring protein Lsr2, producing MARKTIQMLVDDIDGSEATQTVTFGLDGATYEIDLNDKHAAALRESLEEWVVKGHRVAGRVNRRRGAGAARPGNAVENQRIRDWARANGREVSDRGRISAEIREAYAAAHS
- a CDS encoding asparaginase translates to MRVHITYTGGTIGMVNSPHGLVPGTDLADWLSGQLKGTDLAGATITSLEPLIDSANATPASWQDIINDLRQRADDTDAFVVLHGTDTMAYTAAALSYALTDLPQPVVITGSQLPQDVMGSDATSNIMGALQAVTSGRMLGVALFFGHELLAGNRATKTSSGAYAAFTSPAIPPLAVVGAPWRWSQQWSRSTGDAASLSGTAAPTWPQAKPYARHDVVVVDLTPGITAKRLEALLTPAPEAVVLRAYGVGNVPAAEPGLAEVVEQAVNSGVAVVVASQCQQAQVLLGHYASGEAMAQAGAVGSGDMTLEALYTKLQFLLAQGLRGAELADAISQPIAGELSPTS
- a CDS encoding alpha/beta hydrolase, whose amino-acid sequence is MLVKTLTCFNLPGGGASQFDRQRARRLLTGMVALTTAASLSSCGGLPGLSKKPNITPSPVAAPSAISVPTGLESFYSQQLDWQDCVPGAGRTEAELEGLKCAVAKVPLDYTDPTGSSIELALNKRPATKQAIGALFVNPGGPGGSGTELVVNSKGYFSDELLAAYDVVGFDPRGVQNSAAVACLTDAERDLTRSGGVVDELKGTEADQPDSLDLASPTALAAVKKQITWLSERCAQKTGTPGLLDHIDTVSAARDLDILRAAVGSPALTYLGYSYGTYLGATYAELFPANVGRMVLDGAIDPSLSVADVTRGQAAGFEAALRAFVEDCQQGKSCPLKGDVDSGVEQVRQLLELTRTVPIKTADPQRPLTEALASNAIISVLYQSEAWNVLRQGLDQAMNQQDGTILEYVADTVASRNRDGSYSGNGDEAIMPINCLDYPVQGDEATWLQEAQELQTISPTFGRYLAFADASCQAWGHTSTRERKPISAQGAAPVLVVGTTGDPATPYQWSQALSSQLASARLLTWEGNGHTAYGRDDAGPCVANAVDTYLLAGTLPEEGKTCRGQE
- a CDS encoding DNA polymerase III subunit delta' translates to MSVWEDVVGQEPVVAQLQAAAQAARTAAEVRGVGHSVPASLPAANSLATSHAWLVTGPPGSGRSVAARAFAAALQCTGDVPGCGRCKPCRDVMRGTHPDVIRLATERLIITMEEAKELIGEAQRRPWTGRWRVILVEDADRMAERTTNVLLKSIEEPPPQTVWILCTPSADDVLPTIRSRCRLVTLRVPAPDAVAKLLVRRDGADPEFAARAARASQSHIGLARHLALDEGAWERRRRLLLSPVSLRSVGDAVLAAADLVDNAEAESKATTAERDARERSELLRALGIETDAKVPPAIRAQVRQLEEDQKRRAKRARTDVLDRAMIDLLSFYRDVLVTQMGADVERVNVDLSDTVDQVAHSTTPAQSLARIAAIEECRERLRTSAAPLLALEALMVQLRPQA